The DNA segment AccccactgccccccccccatgctggACTGAGGGTCGGGTGTATTTTTTGGGCGAGAGTTCTTCTCGACTCTTCTTTCTTAAAGTTCTACCTCAAAATACACTTGCCATTGATCTCTGCAGGACTAAAAGGAACATTTAGGAAATACCCAAAAATGATCATTTCTGTGGAAATCAGATAATGAGAAacattaaagaaatgaaaaaaaatgcagactatgacatcatcacatttatttatttattttatgaaaaataagaaaataaatatacacgCCAAATTTCCCACagggaaatctttttttttgttttttttttagtgatatCTACACAATTTCTCTACTCcgagagaaaatatataaaatacaacagaAGATCCTAGAGTTCTGTAATTACAAAAATGCTTCACTTTAACCGTTAACTTAAAGAAGGTCGATAGAATACTTCacaaatatggggatttttttctcaaatttcttatgtttttttcccagtcGCACAAATAcccaaaatgcaaatgaaaagttCCCCCCCCCTTCGTAACTTCATATGCAAATCAGCTATTCTTTTACAACGACACAAAAGGAGGTAGAAGAATCGCcttaaacatttctttttgcCATCTTGATCCTTACATTTGCTTGTAACTATGATTTTTATGTCTTGTGCCCACcaagaaaatattgttaaacGGACAGAGTTATTGAAACAGTTGGAGGGTTAATGGGGTTACGCCAGAAGTAGTGCAAACGGAACACCATTAGTGTGTGCGTGAAGCTCCTGGTCGCTTTGGTGCTTCCTCGTCTCCATAGTCCTTTAGTGAATCCTCCTCCATACCAGATTGCTGGTTACTAAACAAGATTTACAGAGGTCTATTCACCAAAGGCTCAGCTGAATCAGATTAATAGTCAAGTTGCTGGCAGAAAGTTCAACTTGACCCAAAGTCAGTCTGAAGACAAAGTCAACTTGAGTCTCAACTCAACTGGCCAACTGCACTAATTTAGAGCTATCTATCATGTCATTCATGCTCAACAAGAAGAGACTACTGAGGTTCCACAGGCTTATGTAACCTTCcgtatttttctttgttgtccAATAAAAAGTATCGACTTCAAAGCTCAGTAGCAACTTAGTAGCTCAACTCAAAGAAGACATGACTATGGTCAACTCAACCCAACACCGTTCCTCTTCCAGTTTGGTTTGTGGAGCAGGAGTCGGATCCGTCGAGTCAGCCCTGCGAGTCAAATGACAACTGATACTTTAGAGAATTGACCTATTAGTCCCCAAAACTTCAAGCGCGCATTCCCTTTTAATAAAGCCTTCGTTGCAGTATATCTGCATTTCCGTGCTGTCCTGGATCTCCTGCTTGGACAACCTTCTTTTAAACTCATCCGTCGTGAAGTAATAAATGACCGGATCGAGGCAGCAGTTCAGGCTGGCGAGACACAGGGCCACCGGGTGGAAAGTTAAGATGGCTTTCCGCTGAGAGCACGAGCTTATCTTCCGTGCCTTGGCCAAAAAATCCAAGGGAAAACTGATATGATACGGCGCGAAGCAGATCAAGAACACCACCGCGCAGGTGAGAATCATCTTCAGAGCCTTCTTCTTCTCGCCCAGGTCGTGGCAGAGCGAATCGGGTTCTCTCAATGACATTATGGTCCTCCAGGAACAATACACGACGATAAGGAGAGGCGTCACGAACCCAAAAAGTTCGGCCAAGGTCACCGTGATGATGGAATTCGCGATCCCGATGTCCATTAGCGGCAGATCCACGAAACACAGGTTATTGGGGACGGTCACGTTCTGGCTGCCGATCCTGAGCAGCGGGAAGGGAAGACAGCTGAGGCACACGACGATCCACCCCGCGAAGCTGACGTACACGTCCAACACTCTCCTCCTATCCGTGAACCTGAAAGGATAGATCAGGTACAAAAACCTCCTGACGCTGATGCAGACCAGAAAGAAGATACTGGCGTACATGTTCACGTACTTCAGGTAGAAGCAGAACATACACAAGAACTGTCCGAAGGGCCACGAGTGGCTTAAATAGTAAAAGATTCGGAGGGGCAGCGATAGGACTTGCAGTAAATCCGCGACGGCGAGGTTAATCATGAAAATAACGGCTCGCTTGGTTTCCTTCACGTAGGCGTAGAAGACCCACAGAGCTAAGACATTCGTTATTAAACCGGGGATCAAGATAACGGC comes from the Spea bombifrons isolate aSpeBom1 chromosome 8, aSpeBom1.2.pri, whole genome shotgun sequence genome and includes:
- the GPR174 gene encoding probable G-protein coupled receptor 174; its protein translation is MPVDGNDSTECDVDVGFVNHLYAVTYAVILIPGLITNVLALWVFYAYVKETKRAVIFMINLAVADLLQVLSLPLRIFYYLSHSWPFGQFLCMFCFYLKYVNMYASIFFLVCISVRRFLYLIYPFRFTDRRRVLDVYVSFAGWIVVCLSCLPFPLLRIGSQNVTVPNNLCFVDLPLMDIGIANSIITVTLAELFGFVTPLLIVVYCSWRTIMSLREPDSLCHDLGEKKKALKMILTCAVVFLICFAPYHISFPLDFLAKARKISSCSQRKAILTFHPVALCLASLNCCLDPVIYYFTTDEFKRRLSKQEIQDSTEMQIYCNEGFIKRECALEVLGTNRSIL